From the Bacteroidia bacterium genome, one window contains:
- a CDS encoding ATP-binding protein yields MKHKTKKRFEVRYKIQLPVILFIALLSLFMAVYFPSELKEAMRNSHRKEVQSLAKGVARSMKIALDNEDWAAIPQADEFDVSAIALIAEDGSTFSASPPDFVYKPGADNDEAVIFAEQRITTDVFTGSVVVGSSASFINQQIAELRATIISVAVITLFLGILFAVWQAGLIVRPLSLLRLAAIKVGHGDLDARVDRTTNDEIGDLAVEFGKMLGSVRNAQQIVQEANSELQTKNRLLEAERRQLARTLEHLKATQAQLIQSEKMAALGQLIAGIAHEINTPLGAIRASISNIERALEHTLLHLPVVLRSLGSAEQDLFFALVQEALSRNEHLSAREERERKRDLLAQMELEGIPDADDVAGYFADMGLFENLGRYSALLHLDNTIDVLRVAARLVLQQRNSRNIETAVDRASKIVFALKSYSHRDPGGAATIASITDGIETVLTLYHNQLKHGIEVQRRFSPVPPILCFPDELNQVWTNLIHNAIHAMDNHGTLEVETELLGEDIVVRITDSGRGIADDIREKIFEPFFTTKTAGEGSGLGLDIVRRIIEKHDGTVSVESVPGRTAFTITLPVRRPDAA; encoded by the coding sequence ATGAAACACAAAACAAAAAAGCGCTTCGAGGTACGGTATAAAATTCAGTTGCCGGTGATTCTCTTCATCGCGCTGCTCTCACTGTTCATGGCAGTGTATTTCCCCTCCGAGCTGAAGGAAGCGATGCGGAATTCTCATCGCAAGGAAGTACAATCTCTCGCCAAGGGTGTTGCACGCTCGATGAAGATCGCGCTCGACAACGAGGATTGGGCCGCGATCCCGCAAGCCGACGAGTTTGATGTCTCCGCCATCGCGCTCATCGCCGAGGATGGCAGTACGTTTTCCGCCTCCCCCCCGGATTTTGTGTACAAACCCGGCGCCGACAATGACGAAGCCGTCATTTTTGCCGAGCAACGGATCACGACGGATGTTTTCACCGGTTCCGTCGTCGTGGGAAGCAGTGCCTCCTTCATCAATCAACAGATCGCCGAACTGCGGGCGACGATAATCAGCGTTGCGGTGATCACCCTGTTTCTCGGAATCTTATTCGCGGTGTGGCAGGCGGGCCTTATCGTGCGTCCGCTCTCGCTGCTCCGTCTCGCCGCAATCAAGGTCGGCCATGGCGACCTCGATGCGCGTGTGGACCGCACCACGAACGATGAAATCGGTGATCTCGCTGTGGAATTCGGTAAAATGCTGGGCAGTGTGCGCAACGCACAGCAGATTGTACAGGAAGCGAACTCGGAGCTGCAAACCAAGAATCGCCTGCTCGAAGCCGAGCGCAGGCAGCTTGCACGGACTCTCGAACATCTCAAGGCTACGCAGGCGCAGCTCATCCAATCAGAAAAAATGGCCGCGCTCGGTCAGCTCATCGCGGGTATCGCGCATGAAATTAACACCCCGCTGGGTGCCATCCGTGCGTCGATTTCCAATATTGAGCGGGCGCTGGAGCACACGCTCCTGCATTTGCCTGTCGTACTGCGCAGCCTCGGCAGCGCCGAACAAGACTTGTTTTTCGCTCTTGTCCAGGAAGCCCTGAGCAGGAACGAACATCTCTCCGCGCGTGAAGAGCGCGAACGCAAACGCGACCTCCTCGCGCAGATGGAACTGGAAGGTATCCCGGATGCGGACGACGTCGCGGGGTATTTCGCCGATATGGGGTTGTTCGAAAATCTGGGACGGTACTCCGCTCTCCTCCATCTCGACAACACGATAGATGTTTTGCGCGTCGCCGCGCGATTGGTGCTGCAGCAACGCAACAGCCGGAATATCGAAACCGCGGTGGACCGGGCTTCCAAAATTGTGTTCGCGTTGAAAAGTTATTCCCACCGCGATCCGGGCGGCGCAGCAACCATCGCCAGTATCACCGACGGTATCGAAACCGTGCTCACCCTGTATCACAACCAGCTGAAGCATGGCATCGAGGTGCAGAGGCGTTTCTCGCCGGTGCCGCCCATTTTATGCTTCCCGGACGAACTCAATCAAGTGTGGACCAATCTTATCCACAACGCCATCCATGCCATGGATAATCATGGGACGCTCGAAGTGGAGACCGAGCTCCTCGGTGAGGATATCGTCGTCCGGATCACTGATTCAGGCCGTGGGATTGCCGACGACATTCGGGAAAAAATATTCGAGCCGTTCTTTACCACGAAAACCGCCGGCGAAGGCTCCGGACTCGGACTGGATATCGTGCGCCGCATCATCGAGAAACACGACGGAACCGTGTCGGTGGAGAGCGTACCGGGAAGAACCGCGTTTACCATCACCTTGCCCGTTCGCAGACCGGATGCTGCATAA
- a CDS encoding response regulator → MHPETLARSGVDRHDLRRDGAVVSKPVILCVDDEDMILISLRDQLRNHFSDTYRIEVIESGDEALEVARALLREEIDIPVIVCDQIMPGMKGNELLRHIHALSPKSFNILLTGQADAGAVGDAVNYANLYRYIAKPWEETDLVLTIKEAIRSYYQDKKLEEQNVALREMNENLERLVQDRTREVVRQRDEIHRQMSNIETQRKDLEVRNDFIRRIFGRYVSDEVMVRLLEDPEGLQFGGERRDISVLFSDLRGFTTLTQQYPPETVVRVLNRYFERMVAIISAFNGIIIEFLGDGVMAVFGAPRRLPDHAECAVACALGMQNAMRDINDAHLEEHLPLMEMGIGISSGEVVIGNIGSEKRAKYGIVGTPANLAARIESLSTGQQVLISSETVQRCTAALRIDSTFDISVKGVPHPLRISEVRAIGGAYSTSFSPILAEMSPVHEGVQVELAVLDGKSLSNERISAALLSCSVHRARIRPEVALPRYSDVRVCRIRTESEERTSEVYAKVVTEADGEYVLRFTSMFSTDAESFINGLLQRPTVVS, encoded by the coding sequence ATGCATCCTGAAACCCTGGCGCGAAGCGGAGTTGATCGACATGATCTCCGCCGCGATGGTGCTGTCGTGAGCAAGCCCGTCATACTCTGCGTGGATGATGAGGACATGATTCTCATCAGTCTCCGGGATCAGCTTCGCAACCATTTCTCCGACACCTATCGCATCGAAGTCATCGAAAGCGGTGACGAAGCGCTCGAAGTAGCGCGCGCACTTCTGCGCGAGGAGATCGATATTCCGGTGATCGTGTGCGATCAGATCATGCCCGGCATGAAAGGGAATGAGTTGTTGCGCCACATCCATGCCTTGAGTCCCAAGTCCTTCAACATCCTCCTCACAGGACAGGCCGATGCCGGCGCGGTGGGAGACGCCGTCAATTACGCCAATTTGTATCGCTACATCGCCAAACCCTGGGAAGAGACCGATCTGGTGCTTACCATCAAAGAAGCGATCAGAAGCTACTATCAGGACAAAAAACTCGAAGAACAGAACGTCGCTCTTCGCGAAATGAATGAGAATCTCGAGCGCCTCGTGCAGGACAGGACACGCGAAGTCGTCCGGCAAAGGGATGAGATTCACCGGCAGATGAGCAACATCGAAACACAGCGCAAGGATCTCGAAGTACGAAACGATTTCATCCGGCGGATTTTCGGGCGGTACGTCAGCGACGAAGTGATGGTGCGGCTGCTCGAGGACCCGGAAGGGTTGCAGTTCGGTGGCGAGCGACGCGACATTTCCGTGCTGTTCTCCGATCTCCGCGGCTTCACGACGCTGACGCAGCAATATCCTCCAGAGACCGTGGTCCGGGTACTGAATCGCTACTTCGAACGCATGGTGGCCATCATTTCAGCGTTCAACGGCATCATTATCGAGTTTCTTGGTGATGGCGTCATGGCGGTATTCGGAGCTCCCAGGCGTCTGCCGGATCATGCCGAATGCGCCGTCGCCTGTGCCCTCGGAATGCAAAACGCGATGCGCGACATTAACGATGCACATCTCGAAGAACACCTTCCCTTGATGGAAATGGGTATCGGCATTTCATCGGGGGAGGTGGTGATCGGCAACATCGGATCGGAGAAACGCGCGAAATACGGGATTGTCGGAACACCGGCCAATCTCGCGGCGCGCATTGAATCACTGAGCACCGGTCAGCAGGTGCTGATTTCATCCGAAACGGTGCAACGCTGCACCGCCGCACTGCGCATCGACAGCACCTTCGACATTTCGGTCAAGGGCGTCCCGCATCCGCTTCGCATCTCGGAGGTTAGAGCAATCGGCGGCGCCTACTCCACCTCGTTTTCTCCCATACTCGCCGAAATGTCGCCCGTGCACGAAGGTGTGCAGGTGGAACTTGCGGTGCTCGACGGGAAATCCCTCTCCAACGAACGTATCAGCGCAGCACTTCTTTCCTGTTCCGTCCACCGGGCCCGCATTCGACCCGAGGTTGCGCTCCCCCGCTACAGTGATGTACGTGTCTGCCGCATTCGCACGGAATCAGAGGAACGCACGAGCGAAGTCTACGCGAAAGTTGTCACAGAAGCAGACGGGGAGTATGTTTTACGATTCACATCCATGTTCTCGACCGATGCGGAGAGTTTTATCAATGGGCTCCTACAGCGTCCGACCGTCGTTTCCTGA
- a CDS encoding response regulator, translating into MTMKQAILCVDDEVIVLDSLRTQLKNNFGERFRYEIAENADEAWEVIEDLVHGGVTILLIVSDWLMPGIRGDEFLVQVHQRHPEIVTFMLTGQADHVAIERAKLEGGMRACILKPWREAELIDMISAAMVLS; encoded by the coding sequence ATGACCATGAAGCAAGCAATTTTATGCGTCGACGATGAAGTCATTGTTCTCGATAGCCTCAGAACGCAATTGAAGAACAATTTCGGTGAACGCTTCCGGTATGAGATCGCCGAAAATGCCGACGAGGCCTGGGAGGTGATCGAGGATCTCGTCCATGGCGGCGTCACGATTCTTCTCATCGTTTCCGACTGGCTCATGCCTGGCATCAGAGGTGACGAGTTTCTCGTGCAGGTCCATCAGCGGCACCCTGAGATCGTGACGTTCATGCTCACGGGACAGGCCGACCACGTCGCGATAGAGCGTGCAAAACTCGAAGGTGGTATGCGGGCATGCATCCTGAAACCCTGGCGCGAAGCGGAGTTGATCGACATGATCTCCGCCGCGATGGTGCTGTCGTGA
- a CDS encoding TolC family protein: MKAFMTALILLVASVNFRATAQHMTLEDAVAIGLENNYSIRIARNSADIAMNTATFGTSALLPTLDASASGSLLDSRQQTNSPFSFGDSETRSMTAQLSLNWTLFDGFRMFADRNRYHALARLGEEQARAGIEAAVTSIARAYFSLVQQQQLELVLRRSLEISAVRLEKERVRRELGGSLTTLLTAEVAYASDSLELLQQQLAVDIARQELNLNLGRPADTPCEVTSVIDVRGTDKERDELFRLARERNAALRIASGNLTVAQEDVTASRSGFLPRLGLFATWGYSDRLVASSSERFSQDITTQSADATVGLNLSLNLFNGLRNSTELQNAELVRENRRLLLEEARLRVDADLRAQLLTLDARLEATRLSERNLDAARRSLDLHLERYNTGVISSLEFRDAQLQYVRAEAANITARYLARVALIDVQRTTGDLRF; this comes from the coding sequence ATGAAAGCGTTCATGACTGCTCTGATCCTGCTCGTCGCTTCGGTCAACTTCCGCGCTACGGCACAACACATGACACTCGAAGACGCGGTTGCGATAGGCCTGGAGAATAACTACAGCATCCGCATTGCGCGCAACAGCGCCGATATCGCGATGAATACTGCGACGTTCGGAACCTCCGCACTCCTGCCGACACTGGATGCGTCGGCATCCGGATCGCTGCTCGACAGCAGACAGCAAACCAACTCGCCCTTCAGTTTCGGTGACAGTGAGACCCGCTCGATGACGGCACAACTCTCTCTCAATTGGACGCTGTTCGACGGCTTCCGAATGTTCGCCGACCGCAACCGCTATCACGCTCTGGCCCGTCTCGGCGAAGAACAGGCGAGAGCCGGCATCGAGGCAGCGGTGACATCCATCGCGCGCGCATATTTTTCCCTCGTACAGCAACAGCAGCTCGAACTGGTGCTTCGGCGTTCCCTGGAGATTTCCGCGGTCCGTCTGGAAAAGGAACGCGTACGCCGCGAGCTTGGTGGTTCGCTGACAACGTTGCTCACCGCTGAAGTCGCCTATGCGAGCGACTCGCTTGAATTGCTGCAACAACAACTAGCCGTGGATATCGCACGTCAGGAACTGAATCTGAATCTTGGCCGCCCGGCGGACACTCCCTGCGAGGTCACGTCCGTCATAGACGTCCGGGGCACGGACAAGGAACGGGATGAACTTTTCCGGCTGGCGCGGGAGCGTAATGCCGCGTTGCGTATTGCAAGTGGAAATCTCACGGTTGCGCAGGAGGATGTCACTGCGTCCCGCTCCGGTTTCTTACCGCGACTCGGCCTGTTCGCGACATGGGGGTATTCGGACCGCCTGGTCGCGTCGAGCAGCGAACGTTTCTCACAGGACATCACAACACAGAGTGCCGACGCAACGGTGGGCTTGAACCTCTCGCTGAATCTCTTTAATGGCCTGCGCAACAGCACGGAATTGCAGAACGCCGAACTCGTGCGTGAAAACCGCCGACTCCTGCTGGAGGAAGCACGTCTGCGTGTCGATGCCGATCTCCGCGCACAGTTGTTGACACTCGATGCGCGCCTGGAAGCCACACGTCTCTCGGAACGCAATCTCGATGCCGCTCGTCGCAGCCTGGATCTCCATCTCGAACGCTACAACACAGGCGTCATCAGTTCGCTCGAATTTCGTGACGCACAGTTGCAGTACGTGCGGGCGGAAGCCGCGAATATCACCGCGCGCTACCTCGCGCGCGTTGCCCTGATCGATGTTCAGCGTACCACGGGGGATCTGCGCTTCTGA
- a CDS encoding efflux RND transporter permease subunit, which yields MMRIIAYFVQHTVWTNVLMFGIIIFGLLFLFNLKFSFFPETRPDLLTVQVVFPGASPEEVEEGVVLKIEEAIDGLEGIDRVTSVSRENFGLITVEVLPKADMDVVTADVKNAVDRINSFPLGSEKPIIFEQKFRSRALSVVLYGATDLYNLKYYAERFRDDLLATPEISQVDIEGVPLLEFSLEVSEEDLRRYGMRFSELASAVASENINLSGGKFDTQDEEILIRANARKYFAKELSDLVVRGGADGQVIRLADIAGIHERWEDVPDRSWYNGQPAVILNIDKTREEDILAIAGTAKRLVASFNDNHREIQSYVLDDRTVALSQRLDLLINNGLMGLALVIITLGFFLNLRLSFWVSVGIPFSFAGMFIVAGFVGITINVISLFGMIVVVGILVDDAIVVAENIYSHYESGKSALLSAIDGTKEMVAPVTASVLTTIIAFSPFFFLEGFLGKFIWHMALVVIATLAFSLIESFFILPAHLAHSKGLHAHREDAPIRKRINGFIEWMTHRFFSPSLRFALEHKWLTVVTPVAAVLITLGLLRGGHIGVTFFPFIDGDTLPVSISLVPGRQEADTDSLLRLIEAKAWKLNKELKSKREDGKDVVLGIKRDIGRNDFGENGSHVGMITLQLLDSEERDMDTPQLANMLRDAVGPIHEAQKLTYGRIGFFGKPVSVSLLGSDLEQLSKARNRLVGELNNLPTLKDVTDSDQEGRREIDVRLKPRAYALGLTLRDVTTQVRQGFFGQEVQRIQRGRDEIRVWVRYRPEDRSSLGFIDRMRIRTPDGAEYPFSELAEYSIQRGITTINRLENMREIKIEANLADHNADLPPILGQIREDILPPILAGVQGVRASFEGQSRGQEKSVNSMRSAFSVALLAMFILVVLVFRSYAQAGIVFSIIPLGILGAVWGHGIHGVQLNTLSLYGLIALVGIIINDSIVLIDQINRNLRAGMPVFEAVHKATVARLRPILLTTLTTAVGLAPLILETSRQAQFLIPMAISVAYGLLFGTFILLMVVPATFLVVNRLRSIWHVRILGKHLTPEEVEPAVMESRRLEAHR from the coding sequence ATGATGCGTATCATCGCGTACTTCGTACAGCATACGGTCTGGACGAATGTACTCATGTTCGGCATCATCATCTTCGGTTTACTCTTCCTTTTCAACCTCAAGTTTTCCTTTTTTCCCGAAACGCGCCCCGATCTCCTGACGGTGCAGGTGGTGTTTCCCGGGGCATCGCCGGAGGAAGTCGAAGAAGGCGTGGTGTTGAAAATCGAGGAAGCCATAGACGGTCTGGAAGGCATCGATCGTGTCACCTCGGTGTCACGGGAAAACTTCGGTCTCATCACTGTCGAGGTGCTTCCGAAAGCCGATATGGATGTGGTGACGGCGGATGTTAAGAACGCGGTGGACCGGATCAATTCCTTTCCGCTCGGCAGCGAAAAGCCCATCATCTTTGAACAGAAATTTCGATCCCGCGCACTTTCCGTTGTCCTGTACGGTGCGACAGATCTTTACAATCTGAAGTATTACGCGGAGCGTTTCCGCGATGATCTGCTCGCGACACCGGAAATTTCACAGGTGGATATCGAGGGAGTACCGCTGCTCGAATTTTCCCTCGAGGTATCGGAGGAGGATTTGCGGCGGTACGGAATGCGTTTCAGTGAGCTCGCCTCCGCGGTCGCCTCGGAAAACATAAACCTTTCGGGCGGGAAGTTCGATACACAAGATGAGGAAATCCTCATCCGCGCCAATGCCAGGAAGTATTTCGCGAAGGAATTATCCGATCTGGTCGTGCGCGGTGGAGCGGATGGTCAGGTGATCCGACTGGCGGACATCGCAGGCATACACGAACGCTGGGAAGATGTTCCCGACCGAAGCTGGTACAACGGACAACCGGCCGTCATTCTCAACATAGACAAGACTCGCGAGGAAGACATCCTCGCAATCGCCGGCACAGCAAAGCGCCTCGTTGCTTCCTTCAACGACAATCATCGCGAGATTCAATCGTACGTCCTGGATGATCGTACCGTCGCTCTGAGTCAGCGCCTGGATCTGCTGATCAACAATGGACTGATGGGGCTTGCGCTGGTCATCATCACGCTGGGATTTTTCCTGAATCTCCGCCTCTCCTTCTGGGTTTCGGTCGGTATTCCCTTTTCCTTCGCGGGCATGTTCATCGTGGCCGGCTTTGTCGGCATAACCATCAACGTCATCTCGCTGTTCGGTATGATTGTTGTGGTCGGTATTCTTGTTGACGATGCCATTGTCGTCGCCGAGAACATCTATTCCCACTACGAGAGCGGCAAATCCGCTCTGCTTTCGGCCATCGACGGAACGAAAGAAATGGTGGCGCCGGTGACGGCGTCGGTGCTTACCACCATTATTGCATTTTCGCCGTTCTTTTTCCTGGAAGGTTTTCTCGGGAAATTCATCTGGCATATGGCGCTCGTGGTGATCGCCACGCTGGCGTTTTCTCTCATCGAATCGTTTTTCATTCTCCCGGCGCATCTGGCGCATTCCAAAGGTCTTCACGCCCACCGCGAGGATGCTCCCATACGGAAACGCATAAATGGTTTCATCGAATGGATGACGCATCGCTTTTTTTCTCCTTCCCTGCGGTTCGCGCTCGAGCACAAATGGCTCACCGTTGTGACTCCTGTCGCCGCCGTCCTCATCACTCTCGGACTTCTTCGCGGCGGGCATATCGGCGTTACCTTCTTTCCCTTTATTGATGGTGACACGCTTCCGGTAAGCATATCATTGGTTCCGGGACGTCAGGAAGCCGATACGGATTCTCTGCTTCGTCTCATCGAGGCCAAAGCCTGGAAATTGAACAAAGAGTTGAAATCGAAGCGGGAAGACGGGAAGGACGTCGTACTCGGCATCAAGCGTGACATCGGAAGGAACGATTTCGGCGAAAATGGCAGTCATGTTGGTATGATCACGCTGCAACTCCTCGACAGCGAAGAGCGTGATATGGACACACCGCAGCTGGCAAACATGTTGCGCGATGCCGTTGGTCCGATTCACGAAGCGCAAAAACTGACCTACGGCAGGATTGGATTTTTTGGAAAACCGGTCTCCGTCAGCTTGCTCGGTTCCGATCTCGAACAGCTGTCAAAAGCGCGCAACCGGCTTGTTGGTGAGCTGAACAATTTACCCACGCTCAAGGATGTCACCGACTCGGATCAGGAAGGACGACGGGAAATTGATGTGCGACTCAAACCGCGAGCATACGCTCTGGGCCTGACCCTGCGTGACGTCACAACACAAGTGCGTCAGGGCTTTTTCGGACAGGAGGTGCAACGGATACAGCGGGGCCGCGACGAAATCCGCGTCTGGGTGCGCTATCGTCCGGAGGACAGGTCGTCGCTGGGTTTCATTGACCGTATGCGTATCAGAACGCCGGATGGTGCGGAATATCCCTTCTCGGAGTTGGCCGAATATTCCATACAGCGCGGCATCACAACGATCAATCGGCTGGAAAACATGCGCGAGATAAAGATCGAAGCGAATCTCGCCGACCATAATGCCGATCTTCCTCCCATACTCGGGCAGATTCGCGAAGATATCCTTCCGCCCATACTTGCGGGTGTGCAAGGTGTGCGGGCCTCATTCGAAGGCCAGTCCCGCGGCCAGGAGAAATCCGTGAATTCCATGCGCTCCGCATTTTCCGTGGCATTGCTGGCGATGTTCATTCTTGTCGTTCTCGTATTCCGCTCCTATGCGCAGGCGGGTATTGTGTTCAGCATCATCCCGCTCGGTATACTCGGCGCGGTGTGGGGTCATGGTATCCATGGTGTACAGCTCAACACGCTGTCGCTCTACGGGTTGATCGCACTGGTCGGTATTATCATCAACGACAGCATTGTCCTGATTGATCAGATCAACAGAAACCTGCGAGCCGGCATGCCGGTTTTCGAGGCCGTCCACAAGGCAACGGTGGCGCGACTCCGACCCATTCTTCTGACAACGCTCACCACCGCCGTCGGACTCGCTCCGCTCATTCTCGAGACCAGCCGACAGGCGCAGTTTCTCATTCCGATGGCGATTTCCGTGGCCTACGGATTGTTATTCGGTACTTTTATTCTGTTGATGGTCGTCCCCGCCACCTTTCTCGTGGTCAATCGCCTGCGAAGCATCTGGCATGTGCGGATTCTCGGGAAGCATCTTACTCCGGAAGAGGTGGAGCCGGCGGTCATGGAATCGCGGAGGCTGGAGGCACACCGATGA
- a CDS encoding efflux RND transporter periplasmic adaptor subunit: MTEHHTPSPSTPSRRKYYYYALPILILGAGFVLMQVLAGMKEEPPRRPPAKMVKPVDATVIRLSAMAVEIEALGRVVSSQPVQLISEVSGLAETGDVPFKPAQRFRRGQVLLRIDDRQAELNLNSSKSDFLNALASVLPELKVDFPEEYETWQRYFDRCAFYSMLEELPEPASRNVKLLLTRAQVYKLFYTTKNLEITLEKHRIRAPFDGSIVSTTLRPGSSTRSGSPVGEIISLENMEIELPIPASELPWLKSDAEVFLRSGEDRIWSGRVARIGTSVDKRTQTVPVFVSVSTPAGLIEGMYVSARIPGKGLEAAVRVPRRAVYDNRYVYLVHDGALVRREVDLINSGAQSVLVNRGLSDGDTLVTELMQGVAPGMPVQAKFSGEEAGGQ; encoded by the coding sequence ATGACAGAACATCATACACCATCACCCTCCACGCCATCAAGGCGAAAGTATTATTACTACGCCCTGCCCATTCTCATTCTCGGTGCCGGTTTCGTACTCATGCAGGTGTTGGCGGGAATGAAGGAAGAACCGCCTCGCAGACCACCCGCGAAAATGGTCAAGCCGGTGGACGCCACCGTCATTCGCCTTTCTGCCATGGCAGTGGAGATCGAGGCGTTAGGCCGCGTCGTGTCCTCTCAACCTGTGCAGTTGATCAGCGAAGTGAGCGGCCTCGCCGAAACGGGCGACGTTCCCTTCAAGCCCGCACAGCGATTTCGTCGGGGACAGGTGTTGTTGCGGATAGACGACAGACAGGCAGAGCTGAATCTGAACAGTTCCAAAAGCGACTTCCTGAACGCGCTCGCTTCGGTGTTGCCTGAACTCAAAGTGGATTTCCCGGAGGAGTATGAAACCTGGCAGCGCTATTTTGATCGCTGCGCCTTCTACAGCATGCTCGAAGAACTGCCGGAACCGGCGAGCAGAAACGTGAAGCTCTTACTGACCCGCGCACAGGTCTACAAGTTATTTTACACAACCAAGAATCTGGAGATCACGCTGGAGAAGCACCGCATTCGTGCGCCCTTCGACGGCAGCATTGTTTCCACCACTCTCAGACCCGGTTCCTCCACCAGAAGCGGATCTCCCGTGGGCGAGATCATCAGCCTGGAGAATATGGAGATAGAACTCCCGATCCCGGCGTCCGAATTGCCCTGGCTGAAATCAGACGCGGAGGTGTTTCTGCGCTCCGGTGAGGATCGCATCTGGTCGGGTCGGGTCGCGCGTATAGGAACATCTGTCGACAAGCGCACGCAGACGGTGCCCGTATTCGTCTCGGTCTCTACTCCCGCCGGATTGATCGAGGGCATGTATGTAAGCGCCCGCATCCCGGGAAAGGGACTCGAGGCCGCTGTGCGTGTACCGCGTCGGGCGGTGTATGACAATCGCTACGTCTACCTTGTGCACGATGGAGCGCTCGTGCGACGTGAGGTTGATCTGATCAATTCCGGCGCTCAAAGTGTTTTAGTCAATCGCGGGCTCTCCGACGGAGATACACTCGTCACGGAACTGATGCAGGGTGTCGCTCCGGGCATGCCGGTACAGGCGAAGTTTTCCGGCGAGGAGGCCGGCGGACAATGA
- a CDS encoding DoxX family protein has translation MAQFVFTEDHSAGLVARITLAVVLLPHGLQKSLGMFGGKGLIPALDDFVLQGIPYYLGIAVIAGETIGVISLLIGLAGRFMALWIAAIMLGTIIKVHYAYGFFMNWSGMKEGEGFEYHLLVFGLALIIMIAGSGTASVDRALTRRYWG, from the coding sequence ATGGCACAGTTCGTTTTCACTGAAGATCACTCCGCCGGCCTCGTCGCACGCATTACGCTTGCTGTTGTACTCCTCCCGCACGGTCTGCAGAAATCTCTCGGTATGTTCGGCGGGAAAGGCCTCATCCCCGCGCTCGATGACTTCGTGCTTCAAGGTATTCCCTACTATCTTGGAATCGCGGTGATAGCAGGCGAAACCATCGGGGTCATCAGCCTGCTGATCGGTCTGGCAGGGAGATTCATGGCGCTGTGGATAGCCGCGATAATGCTGGGAACGATCATCAAGGTGCATTACGCGTATGGCTTTTTCATGAACTGGAGCGGAATGAAAGAGGGTGAAGGCTTCGAGTATCATTTGCTTGTGTTCGGACTCGCCCTCATCATTATGATCGCGGGAAGCGGAACGGCTTCCGTCGACAGGGCCCTGACCAGACGGTACTGGGGTTGA